From the Nodularia sp. NIES-3585 genome, one window contains:
- the pgl gene encoding 6-phosphogluconolactonase, with protein sequence MNKKVEVLPDISALVERSLNLILSKLSTAIAQRGQFTIALAGGSTPKPLYEAIANQKLPWDKIHIFWGDERYVPPNHPDSNELMARRAWLDRVDIPAANIHSVPTLDGDPAVSAAKYEQHLREFFNSDPDDFPALDVVLLGMGDDAHTASLFPHTAALKVHDRLITVGNKDSNPRITFTYPFINAAGSVIFVVAGANKRPALAQVFAPVADDFTYPSRLIQPQGELWWLLDAAAGSELPA encoded by the coding sequence ATGAATAAAAAGGTGGAAGTTCTCCCAGATATTTCAGCACTAGTGGAGCGATCGCTAAATTTAATTTTGTCCAAGTTGTCCACAGCTATTGCACAACGGGGGCAGTTTACTATAGCCTTAGCTGGTGGTAGTACACCTAAGCCATTGTACGAGGCGATCGCCAATCAAAAACTCCCTTGGGATAAAATTCATATCTTTTGGGGAGATGAACGTTATGTACCACCAAATCATCCTGATAGTAATGAACTGATGGCTAGGCGTGCGTGGTTAGATCGTGTTGATATCCCAGCCGCTAACATTCACTCTGTACCAACTTTAGACGGAGATCCAGCAGTATCAGCCGCCAAATACGAACAGCATCTGCGAGAATTTTTTAATTCTGACCCCGATGATTTTCCGGCTTTGGATGTAGTATTGCTAGGAATGGGTGATGATGCACATACTGCATCTTTGTTTCCTCACACAGCAGCTTTAAAAGTACATGATCGGCTGATTACTGTGGGCAACAAAGACAGTAACCCTCGCATAACCTTCACATACCCATTTATCAATGCTGCGGGTAGTGTTATTTTTGTGGTTGCTGGTGCTAATAAACGACCAGCTTTAGCTCAAGTCTTCGCGCCTGTGGCAGATGACTTCACTTATCCATCCCGCTTGATTCAACCCCAAGGCGAACTTTGGTGGTTATTGGATGCAGCAGCAGGTTCGGAACTCCCAGCTTAA